The Pleuronectes platessa chromosome 11, fPlePla1.1, whole genome shotgun sequence genome includes a window with the following:
- the nceh1a gene encoding neutral cholesterol ester hydrolase 1a isoform X1 has protein sequence MRLRPVLLTLTLTVSVAYYVYIPLPASIQEPWRLMLVAAAFRTSMHLASLRDWLGCDGYFKSVRWPPESFDGSGKVGDSSESGGGVVPGVKVSDITFAGIPVRVYEPPAGGEGHLRRGLMYFYGGDWALGGTERRSSDALSRTVSDELNTVVVSVVYRLYPEVHFPVPYLDCLAAAKHFLSPELLAKYAIDPERVAVSGASTGGNLAAAVAQEISNDDTVSVKFSIQALIYPALQTLDFNTPSYVQNQGIPVLYRPLMVRFWLRYLGADLSLQPQLLVNNHSSSHHSAVSPELRARTDWTVLLPPKHKRNHRPLVVGRGSPGLVKEVPGLLDARVSPLLAGPEVLAKCPRTYILTCEHDVLRDDGLMYARRLQDAGVTVTNDHHEDGFHGCFSFTVWPVEFDVGRRLVRGYLNWLQNNL, from the exons ATGAGGCTGCGGCCGGTTCTCCTCACACTGACTCTCACGGTGTCTGTCGCTTATTACGTTTACATCCCGCTGCCCGCCTCCATCCAGGAGCCGTGGAGGCTGATGCTGGTGGCCGCCGCCTTCAGGACATCGATGCATCTG GCGTCTCTGAGGGACTGGCTGGGCTGCGACGGTTACTTCAAGTCTGTCAGGTGGCCCCCGGAGAGCTTCGATGGCTCGGGCAAGGTGGGGGACAGCTCCGAGTCCGGCGGAGGGGTGGTGCCCGGAGTGAAGGTCAGTGACATCACTTTCGCGGGCATCCCGGTCAGAGTGTACGAGCCCCCGGCCGGAGGGGAGGGCCACCTGAGGAGAGGGCTGATGTATTTCTATGGAGGAGACTGGGCCCTTGGTGGCACAG AGAGGCGTTCAAGCGATGCCCTCAGCCGCACGGTGTCGGACGAGCTCAACACCGTTGTGGTCTctgttgt GTATCGTCTTTATCCGGAGGTGCACTTTCCCGTTCCGTATTTAGACTGCCTCGCTGCTGCCAAACACTTCCTGTCTCCAGAGCTTCTGGCCAAGTACGCAATTGACCCGGAGCGCGTGGCCGTGTCAGGGGCCAGTACCGGAGGAAATCTGGCTGCTGCCGTCGCTCAGGAG ATTTCCAATGACGACACTGTGAGTGTGAAGTTCAGCATCCAGGCTTTAATCTACCCGGCGCTGCAAACCCTGGACTTCAACACACCTTCCTACGTGCAGAACCAGGGCATACCCGTCCTCTACCGCCCCCTCATGGTTCGGTTTTGGCTGCGCTACCTCGGCGCCGACCTCTCCCTGCAGCCCCAGTTGCTGGTGAACAACCACAGCTCCTCACACCACTCGGCCGTCAGCCCAGAGCTGAGGGCGCGAACGGACTGGACCGTGCTCCTGCCCCCGAAACACAAGAGGAACCACAGGCCTCTGGTTGTCGGTAGAGGTTCACCGGGGCTGGTGAAGGAGGTGCCGGGGCTACTGGATGCACGGGTGTCGCCGCTGCTGGCAGGACCAGAGGTTTTGGCCAAATGCCCTCGGACGTACATCCTCACGTGTGAACATGACGTGTTGAGGGACGACGGGCTCATGTACGCTCGGCGCCTACAGGACGCAGGGGTCACGGTCACCAACGACCACCATGAGGACGGCTTCCACGGCTGCTTCAGCTTCACAGTCTGGCCGGTGGAGTTCGATGTGGGGAGGAGGCTGGTCAGGGGCTACCTCAACTGGCTGCAGAACAacttgtga
- the nceh1a gene encoding neutral cholesterol ester hydrolase 1a isoform X2, translating into MRLRPVLLTLTLTVSVAYYVYIPLPASIQEPWRLMLVAAAFRTSMHLASLRDWLGCDGYFKSVRWPPESFDGSGKVGDSSESGGGVVPGVKVSDITFAGIPVRVYEPPAGGEGHLRRGLMYFYGGDWALGERRSSDALSRTVSDELNTVVVSVVYRLYPEVHFPVPYLDCLAAAKHFLSPELLAKYAIDPERVAVSGASTGGNLAAAVAQEISNDDTVSVKFSIQALIYPALQTLDFNTPSYVQNQGIPVLYRPLMVRFWLRYLGADLSLQPQLLVNNHSSSHHSAVSPELRARTDWTVLLPPKHKRNHRPLVVGRGSPGLVKEVPGLLDARVSPLLAGPEVLAKCPRTYILTCEHDVLRDDGLMYARRLQDAGVTVTNDHHEDGFHGCFSFTVWPVEFDVGRRLVRGYLNWLQNNL; encoded by the exons ATGAGGCTGCGGCCGGTTCTCCTCACACTGACTCTCACGGTGTCTGTCGCTTATTACGTTTACATCCCGCTGCCCGCCTCCATCCAGGAGCCGTGGAGGCTGATGCTGGTGGCCGCCGCCTTCAGGACATCGATGCATCTG GCGTCTCTGAGGGACTGGCTGGGCTGCGACGGTTACTTCAAGTCTGTCAGGTGGCCCCCGGAGAGCTTCGATGGCTCGGGCAAGGTGGGGGACAGCTCCGAGTCCGGCGGAGGGGTGGTGCCCGGAGTGAAGGTCAGTGACATCACTTTCGCGGGCATCCCGGTCAGAGTGTACGAGCCCCCGGCCGGAGGGGAGGGCCACCTGAGGAGAGGGCTGATGTATTTCTATGGAGGAGACTGGGCCCTTGGTG AGAGGCGTTCAAGCGATGCCCTCAGCCGCACGGTGTCGGACGAGCTCAACACCGTTGTGGTCTctgttgt GTATCGTCTTTATCCGGAGGTGCACTTTCCCGTTCCGTATTTAGACTGCCTCGCTGCTGCCAAACACTTCCTGTCTCCAGAGCTTCTGGCCAAGTACGCAATTGACCCGGAGCGCGTGGCCGTGTCAGGGGCCAGTACCGGAGGAAATCTGGCTGCTGCCGTCGCTCAGGAG ATTTCCAATGACGACACTGTGAGTGTGAAGTTCAGCATCCAGGCTTTAATCTACCCGGCGCTGCAAACCCTGGACTTCAACACACCTTCCTACGTGCAGAACCAGGGCATACCCGTCCTCTACCGCCCCCTCATGGTTCGGTTTTGGCTGCGCTACCTCGGCGCCGACCTCTCCCTGCAGCCCCAGTTGCTGGTGAACAACCACAGCTCCTCACACCACTCGGCCGTCAGCCCAGAGCTGAGGGCGCGAACGGACTGGACCGTGCTCCTGCCCCCGAAACACAAGAGGAACCACAGGCCTCTGGTTGTCGGTAGAGGTTCACCGGGGCTGGTGAAGGAGGTGCCGGGGCTACTGGATGCACGGGTGTCGCCGCTGCTGGCAGGACCAGAGGTTTTGGCCAAATGCCCTCGGACGTACATCCTCACGTGTGAACATGACGTGTTGAGGGACGACGGGCTCATGTACGCTCGGCGCCTACAGGACGCAGGGGTCACGGTCACCAACGACCACCATGAGGACGGCTTCCACGGCTGCTTCAGCTTCACAGTCTGGCCGGTGGAGTTCGATGTGGGGAGGAGGCTGGTCAGGGGCTACCTCAACTGGCTGCAGAACAacttgtga
- the LOC128450744 gene encoding tumor necrosis factor ligand superfamily member 10 produces the protein MAVSLSLQSLGLIILAAVLLQTIAVAISFIYFNKVLSTMKESFSRSSVSCLINSNLHSELEESTAEDRKHNPCWQVTQQLHYHIEKTMADRFQKEISSTMRNKLTGALPILSPGLPLPKVAAHVTGVVSSTDSPIAEGAGSSRGHLGQRIRGWEGHRGLSFLQNMELRGGELLVPTAGLYYIYAQTYFRLPSTGETEGDAKEETGDTKEEAGAQLVQYIYKKMSSYTVPILLMKSSRSACWPRGQEPGLFSLHQAGTAFLQPADRLFVTVSNASAMEMDGRASYFGAFLVG, from the exons AtggccgtctctctctccctgcagagTCTGGGCCTCATCATACTCGCAGCCGTCCTCCTCCAGACCATCGCCGTGGCCATCAGTTTCATCTACTTCAACAAAGTCCTGAGCACA ATGAAGGAGAGTTTCTCCCGCAGCAGCGTGTCCTGTCTGATCAACTCAAACCTGCACTCGGAGCTCGAGGAGTCGACGGCCgaggacagaaaacacaacccCTGCTGGCAAGTCACGCAACAGCTCCACTACCACATAGAGAAG aCAATGGCAGACAGATTCCAGAAGGAGATATCCTCCACTATGAGAA atAAGCTGACGGGAGCGCTGCCCATCCTGAGCCCCGGGCTCCCTCTTCCTAAAGTCGCGGCCCATGTGACGGGTGTCGTCTCCTCCACAGACTCTCCCATAGCAGAGG gCGCTGGGAGCAGCAGGGGTCACCTGGGGCAGCGTATCAGAGGGTGGGAGGGCCACAGGGGACTGTCCTTCCTGCAGAACATGGAGTTGAGGGGCGGCGAGCTCCTGGTGCCCACGGCCGGCCTCTACTACATCTACGCTCAGACCTACTTCAGGCTGCCCTCGACGGGGGAGACGGAGGGGGACGCAAAGGAGGAGACGGGGGACAcgaaagaggaggcaggagcGCAGCTTGTGCAGTACATCTACAAGAAG ATGAGTTCCTACACGGTGCCCATCCTGCTGATGAAGTCGTCCCGCAGCGCCTGCTGGCCCCGGGGTCAGGAGCCCGGCCTCTTCTCCCTGCACCAGGCCGGCACCGCCTTCCTCCAGCCCGCCGACCGCCTCTTCGTCACGGTCAGCAACGCCAGCGCCATGGAGATGGACGGCAGGGCGAGCTACTTCGGGGCCTTCCTGGTgggctag
- the LOC128450684 gene encoding E3 ubiquitin-protein ligase MSL2: MNPVNATALYVSASRAVLQCDPRRPHTFGEMYTLLPFFRQSLACLVCGKLLQDPVSPTHAECQHYVCLGCKGQQMQIRPSCSRCKDYSCFQENKQLTLLVQCYRKLCLYVTHSPLLQLVSSHVEGSPEVMALLEEVLMAHEEDIETEDPSLVQADVNPAAPESLTPTEAPPAPAELSAVPQSSFSDPPCSNGPQECNGEVLEDLNPSSPELEVCELVEEQQQGGLHVSSTGCGGLELSLTTGPLAPTQGTVCSLRDEQSGSRELEEGEVLLLSVEEVLQTLDPLQPGGDPTHTLPDRTHTHTHIATDRTHTQMYIQLDAAHNYTQIQTDRTNAGASHGAHILTPSYNPPPAAKPSPVRPNRKRSRSESDREKVNPLPITSILQGSSSHLHTPNPSHPPHTQPPTPSLTVPAHTYSSLPNGAPPKPSRPAPIHSKGARKHVDPAHKKPHAKARSGGGSKTKDRSKDQRLMSGCLVPPAPARPPYKKPVEKKGCKCGRATQNPSVLTCRGQRCPCYSNRKACLDCICRGCQNSYMANGEKKLEAFAVPEKALEQTRLTLGINLTSITAAAALRNPPTSSIRANTLLNVATATGTPVTTAFLSPSPPQDPNYEDSLELLIG, from the exons GTAAACTTCTCCAGGATCCAGTTTCCCCAACACATGCGGAGTGTCAGCATTACGTGTGCCTGGGCTGTAAAGGCCAGCAGATGCAGATCCGGCCGTCGTGCAGCCGCTGTAAGGACTACTCCTGCTTCCAGGAGAACAAGCAGCTCACCTTGCTGGTTCAGTGCTACAGGAAGCTCTGCCTATATGTGACTCATTCACCGTTGCTGCAGTTGGTCAGCAGCCATGTGGAAGGATCTCCAGAGGTTATGGCCTTGTTAGAGGAAGTGCTTATGGCACACGAAGAGGATATAGAAACGGAGGACCCGAGCCTGGTGCAGGCGGACGTGAATCCTGCTGCGCCTGAGTCACTTACCCCCACTGAGGCGCCACCTGCTCCTGCAGAGCTCTCGGCTGTGCCCCAGAGCTCCTTCTCCGACCCTCCCTGTTCCAATGGACCGCAGGAATGCAACGGAGAAGTGCTGGAGGATCTAAATCCCTCTTCTCCTGAGCTGGAAGTATGTGAGCTGGTAGAGGAACAGCAACAGGGAGGCCTACATGTCTCCAGTACTGGTTGTGGTGGTCTTGAACTGAGTCTGACCACTGGACCGTTAGCTCCAACTCAAGGCACCGTGTGCTCTCTCAGGGATGAGCAGTCAGGCagcagagagctggaggagggggaggtgttGCTGCTCAGCGTGGAGGAGGTCTTACAGACTTTGGATCCCCTTCAGCCGGGTGGAGAtcccactcacacacttccAGACAGGacgcacactcatacacacatagCCACGGACAGAACGCACACTCAAATGTACATACAGCTCGATGCTGCTCACAACTACACACAGATTCAAACAGACAGGACTAACGCTGGGGCGAGCCACGGTGCTCATATACTCACACCCTCCTACAATCCTCCTCCAGCCGCGAAGCCCTCGCCCGTCCGCCCGAACCGCAAACGCTCTCGTTCAGAGAGTGACAGGGAAAAGGTGAATCCCCtccccatcacctccatcctACAGGGCTCGTCCTCACATTTACACACTCCAAACCCCTCTCATCCACCGCACACACAACCCCCCACGCCCTCCTTAACCGTACCAGCACACACGTACTCATCCCTTCCCAACGGGGCGCCTCCAAAGCCCAGCCGACCCGCCCCCATCCACAGTAAAGGTGCCAGGAAGCATGTCGACCCCGCCCACAAGAAGCCGCACGCCAAGGCCCGCAGCGGCGGAGGCTCCAAGACCAAGGACCGGAGCAAAGACCAGCGGCTGATGTCCGGCTGCCTGGTGCCCCCCGCTCCGGCCAGGCCTCCGTACAAGAAGCCGGTGGAGAAGAAGGGCTGCAAGTGTGGCAGGGCCACTCAGAACCCCTCTGTGTTGACCTGCAGGGGGCAACGCTGTCCCTGTTACTCAAACCGCAAG GCGTGCTTGGATTGTATCTGCAGAGGTTGCCAGAACTCCTACATGGCCAACGGTGAGAAGAAGCTCGAGGCCTTCGCCGTGCCGGAAAAAGCACTGGAACAGACGCGGCTCACGCTCGGCATCAACCTCACCAGCATCACGGCGGCCGCGGCGCTCCGCAACCCGCCGACCTCCAGCATACGAGCCAACACCCTCCTCAACGTGGCCACGGCGACGGGAACCCCCGTGACCACGGCCTTCCTGTCCCCGAGCCCCCCCCAAGATCCCAACTACGAGGACAGCCTGGAGCTGCTGATTGGATGA